In Eriocheir sinensis breed Jianghai 21 chromosome 64, ASM2467909v1, whole genome shotgun sequence, one DNA window encodes the following:
- the LOC126987359 gene encoding zinc finger MYM-type protein 1-like has protein sequence MPRKERRLKQKQKELCEAAKGSGSLTSWITENRKDGLGASHDESDEKMEGEKDDDTVHQRNDSLLGTESQEDTEVGGKPGTSEVIEPTQNAEIEETASIQEKDVGVRETEHELQIAQTVEVEEAASQEEADTRGRQTFSHLLELTHPNDPAHVQQQNREILSRLLATTLYLARQGLPFRGDDENPSSQNRGNFIELVEVFGKYDSVIKLHLESVKQKQGTAKRPLVSLLSNRSQNDMIRALAISVKRVIQKEIQESKIFSILMDETTDAAHTEQVSFVIRYVHNMKINERFLQVCNIHNTRGESLENLVIDLLEENNLKLENIRGQGYDGAANMSRRFNGLQSRILKRNPKALYVHCQAHCLNLVLVESAKSNLCFVSFFNLVEKLYAFVANSSKRHSAFIEMQKTMYPDQRPLELQKLSDTRWACRETALCTLRKVLPAVMEFLEQMTQQDPPDSSAGDAMILLKSINFEFFLCLEITCPIFQVTAMASNALQQKDMDLGAAYKVVNGVLQELAHSRTEEKFDNMYKQATEKAASVGLDPPTEIPGQARRRKMPAKYKFTATTATFDHTFPTLQDYYRVKVYYVFVDTMTHELRRRFKGEDNSTWEFLNAFHSLIAPENWKTTNPPTEVLQAVKKLCQFYNIEVDILQTELKVFHASYSCPSPISVTSILTVVKENNAHMVFPNLTELLKTYGTLPVSTATVERSFSKLKLVKTKLRTLCREDRLLDLLLLAIEKDIPVNLSEVIDIFKCMGNRKLLL, from the exons ATGCCTCGTAAGGAGAGGaggttaaaacaaaaacaaaaggagctGTGTGAGGCCGCAAAAGGGAGTGGATCACTTACCAGCTGgataacagaaaacagaaaag ATGGACTGGGAGCAAGTCATGACGAATCAgatgagaaaatggaaggagagaaagacgacgACACTGTGCATCAGAGAAATGACAGCTTGCTGGGAACAGAGAGCCAGGAGGACACAGAGGTTGGAGGAAAGCCTGGAACTTCAGAGGTTATTGAGCCCACACAGAATGCTGAGATAGAGGAAACAGCTAGTATCCAGGAGAAAGATGTTGgagtgagagagacagaacaTGAATTACAAATTGCACAAACTGTGGAGGTAGAGGAAGCAGCAAGCCAGGAGGAGGCAGATACCAGAGGGAGGCAGACATTCTCACACCTGCTTGAACTTACCCACCCAAATGATCCTGCCCATGTCCAACAACAGAACAGAGAAATCTTGTCCCGCTTACTAGCCACCACACTTTACCTGGCAAGACAGGGATTGCCTTTCAGAGGAGATGATGAGAACCCGTCAAGCCAAAATAGAGGTAATTTCATAGAGTTGGTAGAGGTATTTGGTAAATATGACAGTGTAATTAAACTGCATTTGGAATCGGTAAAACAGAAGCAAGGAACTGCTAAAAGACCTCTTGTCTCACTCCTCTCCAACAGAAGTCAGAATGATATGATTAGAGCTTTGGCCATATCAGTAAAAAGAGTGATCCAGAAAGAAATCCAAGAGAGCAAAATCTTTTCAATTCTCATGGATGAAACCACAGATGCTGCACACACTGAGCAGGTTTCTTTTGTCATTAGGTATGTGCATAACATGAAAATCAATGAGCGCTTTCTTCAGGTGTGTAACATTCATAACACAAGGGGAGAATCTCTTGAAAACTTAGTGATAGATCTACTTGAAGAAAATAATCTGAAGTTGGAAAACATCAGGGGTCAAGGTTATGATGGTGCTGCAAACATGAGCCGACGCTTTAACGGACTTCAGTCAAGAATCCTGAAAAGAAATCCAAAGGCATTGTACGTACACTGCCAGGCACACTGCCTTAATCTGGTGCTGGTTGAAAGTGCAAAGTCAAACCTCTGTTTTGTCAGCTTCTTTAACTTAGTTGAAAAACTTTATGCTTTTGTGGCCAACTCATCCAAACGACACTCTGCATTTATTGAAATGCAGAAGACGATGTACCCTGATCAGCGACCACTGGAACTGCAGAAGCTGTCAGACACGCGTTGGGCCTGCAGAGAAACAGCCCTTTGCACTCTGAGGAAGGTCCTCCCAGCTGTCATGGAGTTTCTTGAGCAAATGACACAGCAAGACCCTCCAGACTCTTCAGCAGGTGATGCAATGATTCTACTCAAGAGCATCAACTTTGAATTCTTCCTGTGTTTGGAAATCACCTGTCCAATCTTCCAGGTAACTGCGATGGCTTCTAATGCTTTGCAGCAGAAAGACATGGACCTGGGTGCAGCATACAAAGTTGTTAATGGAGTTTTACAGGAACTGGCACACAGCAGAACAGAGGAGAAGTTTGATAATATGTATAAACAGGCTACAGAGAAGGCTGCATCAGTGGGCCTGGACCCTCCAACAGAGATTCCTGGTCaagctaggaggaggaaaatgccagCTAAGTATAAGTTCACTGCCACAACAGCTACCTTTGATCACACTTTCCCTACTTTGCAAGACTACTATCGTGTTAAAGTGTATTATGTTTTTGTGGACACAATGACACACGAGCTTCGGAGACGGTTCAAAGGAGAAGATAACTCCACTTGGGAATTCCTTAATGCTTTCCACAGCCTGATAGCTCCAGAGAACTGGAAAACAACAAATCCCCCAACAGAAGTACTGCAAGCTGTGAAAAAACTCTGTCAGTTCTATAACATTGAAGTAGACATATTGCAGACAGAACTTAAGGTGTTCCATGCATCATACTCATGCCCCTCACCCATCAGTGTGACATCTATTCTTACAGTGGTCAAAGAAAACAATGCACATATGGTTTTCCCTAACTTGACTGAGCTGCTGAAGACATATGGCACCCTCCCGGTGTCTACAGCTACTGTGGAACGTTCTTTCTCAAAACTGAAGCTGGTGAAAACAAAACTTCGCACCCTTTGCAGAGAGGATAGGTTGTTAGACCTTCTTTTACTTGCGATTGAAAAGGATATTCCAGTCAACCTTAGTGAAGTCATTGATATTTTTAAATGCATGGGTAACAGGAAGTTGCTGTTGTAA